From Myotis daubentonii chromosome 15, mMyoDau2.1, whole genome shotgun sequence, one genomic window encodes:
- the SLC38A7 gene encoding sodium-coupled neutral amino acid transporter 7 isoform X5: protein MAQVSINSDLGEWGFSTDAGERARLLQSPCVDSDPKSEGEASPESLSRGTTSSFGAIFIVVNACLGAGLLNFPAAFSTAGGVAAGITLQMGMLVFIISGLVILAYCSQASNERTYQEVVWAVCGKLTGVLCEVSIAIYTFGTCIAFLIIIGDQQDKIIAVLAKEPEGAGGSPWYTDRKFTISLTAFLFILPLSIPREIGFQKYASFLSVVGTWYVTAIVIIKYIWPDKEMTPGDILTRPASWMAVFNAMPTICFGFQCHVSSVPIFNSMQQPEVKTWGGVVTAAMVIALAVYMGTGGAFGEAHMMRRSQNRKGQRKSIPGRGTRNCLVLEQGPMKGVYGWSGARWGCDRARSPWTWRIAGSQSESLAGRYVRERWLWVL from the exons ATGGCCCAGGTCAGCATCAACAGTGACCTTGGCGAGTGGGGCTTCAGCACGGATGCTGGGGAGCGGGCCCGTCTGCTGCAGAGTCCCTGTGTGGACTCGGACCCGAAGAGTGAGGGGGAGGCCTCCCCTGAAAGCCTGAGCAGAGGCACCACGTCCTCGTTTGGGGCCATCTTCATTGTAGTCAACGCCTGCCTGGGGGCAGGACTGCTCAACTTCCCAGCAGCCTTCAGCACGGCCGGGGGCGTGGCCGCGGGCatcaccctgcagatg gGCATGCTGGTTTTCATCATCAGCGGCCTCGTCATCCTCGCCTACTGCTCCCAGGCCAGCAACGAGCGGACCTATCAGGAGGTGGTGTGGGCTGTGTGTGGCAAGCTGACGGGCGTGCTGTGCGAGGTGTCCATTGCCATCTACACCTTCGGCACCTGCATCGCCTTCCTCATCATCATTGGGGACCAGCAGGACAAAA TTATAGCTGTGTTGGCAAAGGAGCCTGAGGGGGCCGGTGGCAGCCCCTGGTACACGGACCGCAAGTTTACCATCAGCCTCACCGCCTTCCTCTTCATCCTGCCTCTGTCCATCCCCAGGGAGATCGGCTTCCAGAAGTATGCCAG CTTCCTGAGCGTCGTGGGCACCTGGTACGTCACCGCCATCGTTATCATCAAGTACATCTGGCCGGACAAGGAGATGACCCCAGGGGACATCCTGACCAG GCCAGCTTCCTGGATGGCCGTGTTCAATGCCATGCCCACCATCTGCTTTGGATTTCAG TGCCACGTGAGCAGCGTGCCCATCTTCAACAGCATGCAGCAGCCCGAGGTGAAGACCTGGGGCGGGGTGGTGACGGCCGCCATGGTCATAGCCCTCGCCGTGTACATGGGCACAG GGGGTGCATTTGGGGAGGCCCACATGATGAGACGGAGTCAGAATCGGAAGGGGCagaggaagagcattccaggcagaggaaccaGAAACTGCCTAGTCCTTGAGCAGGGACCGATGAAAGGTGTGTATGGCTGGAGTGGAGCAAGGTGGGGGTGTgacagggccaggtccccttggACCTGGAGGATTGCTGGGAGCCAGAGCGAAAGTCTCGCAGGCAGGTATGTCCGTGAGAGATGGCTGTGGGTGCTGTAG
- the GOT2 gene encoding aspartate aminotransferase, mitochondrial isoform X2 — translation MALLHSCRVLSGAAAAFHPGLAGVASARASSWWAHVEMGPPDPILGVTEAFKRDTNSKKMNLGVGAYRDDNGKPYVLPSIRKAEAQIAAKNLDKEYLPIGGLAEFCKASAELALGENSEVLKSGRYVTVQTISGTGALRIGASFLQRFFKFSRDVFLPKPTWGNHTPIFRDAGMQLQGYRYYDPKTCGFDFTGAMEDISKMPQQSVLLLHACAHNPTGVDPRPEQWKEIASVVKKNNLFAFFDMAYQGFASGDGNKDAWAVRHFIEQGINVCLCQSYAKNMGLYGERVGAFTVVCKDADEAKKVESQLKILIRPMYSNPPVNGARIASTVLNSPDLRKQWLQEVKGMADRIISMRTQLVSNLKKEGSSHNWQHITDQIGMFCFTGLKPEQNSSPYFKVAFLLSLY, via the exons ATGGCCCTGCTGCACTCCTGCCGCGTCCTGtccggggccgccgccgccttccACCCAGGCCTCGCGGGCGTGGCTTCTGCCCGAGCCAG CTCCTGGTGGGCCCATGTGGAGATGGGGCCCCCAGATCCCATCCTGGGAGTCACAGAAGCCTTTAAAAGAGACACCAACAGCAAAAAGATGAACCTGGGAGTCGGTGCCTACCGGGACGATAATGGAAAGCCTTACGTGCTCCCTAGCATCCGGAAG GCAGAGGCCCAGATTGCTGCAAAAAACCTGGACAAGGAATACCTGCCCATCGGGGGACTGGCCGAGTTCTGTAAGGCGTCTGCAGAGCTGGCCCTGGGCGAGAACAGCGAAGTGCTGAAAAGCGGCCGG TACGTCACCGTGCAGACCATTTCTGGAACCGGGGCCCTAAGGATCGGAGCCAGCTTTCTG CAAAGATTTTTCAAGTTCAGCCGAGATGTGTTTCTGCCCAAACCGACCTGGGGGAATCACACGCCCATCTTCAGGGACGCTGGCATGCAGCTGCAGGGCTACCGCTACTATGACCCCAAGACATGCGGCTTTGACTTCACGGGCGCCATGGAGGACATTTCC AAAATGCCCCAGCAGAGCGTGCTCCTCCTGCACGCCTGTGCCCACAACCCCACGGGCGTGGACCCTCGCCCCGAGCAGTGGAAGGAGATAGCCTCCGTGGTGAAG aAAAACAACCTCTTTGCGTTCTTCGACATGGCCTACCAAGGCTTTGCCAGCGGCGATGGCAACAAGGATGCCTGGGCTGTGCGCCACTTCATCGAACAGGGCATTAATGTCTGCCTCTGCCAGTCCTATGCCAAGAACATGGGCTTATACG GTGAGCGTGTGGGAGCCTTCACTGTGGTCTGCAAAGATGCCGATGAGGCCAAAAAGGTGGAGTCACAGTTGAAGATCTTGATTCGCCCCATGTATTCCAACCCTCCTGTCAACGGGGCCCGCATCGCCTCCACCGTTCTGAACAGCCCCGATCTGCGAAAGCAATG GTTGCAGGAAGTGAAAGGCATGGCCGACCGCATCATTAGCATGCGGACCCAGCTGGTCTCCAACCTCAAGAAGGAGGGCTCCTCCCACAACTGGCAGCACATCACCGACCAGATTGGCATGTTTTGTTTCACAGGACTGAAGCCCGAGCAG AATTCATCACCCTACTTTAAAGTAGCTTTTCTTCTTTCACTCTATTAA
- the SLC38A7 gene encoding sodium-coupled neutral amino acid transporter 7 isoform X4, whose protein sequence is MAQVSINSDLGEWGFSTDAGERARLLQSPCVDSDPKSEGEASPESLSRGTTSSFGAIFIVVNACLGAGLLNFPAAFSTAGGVAAGITLQMASNERTYQEVVWAVCGKLTGVLCEVSIAIYTFGTCIAFLIIIGDQQDKIIAVLAKEPEGAGGSPWYTDRKFTISLTAFLFILPLSIPREIGFQKYASFLSVVGTWYVTAIVIIKYIWPDKEMTPGDILTRPASWMAVFNAMPTICFGFQCHVSSVPIFNSMQQPEVKTWGGVVTAAMVIALAVYMGTGICGFLTFGASVDPDVLLSYPSNDVAVAVARAFIILSVLTSYSILHFCGRAVVEGLWLRYQEMPVEEDVGREQRRRVLQTVVWFLLTLLLALFIPDIGKVISVIGGLAACFIFVFPGLCLIQAKLSEMEEVKPASWWALVSYGVLLVTLGAFIFGQTTANAVFVDLLA, encoded by the exons ATGGCCCAGGTCAGCATCAACAGTGACCTTGGCGAGTGGGGCTTCAGCACGGATGCTGGGGAGCGGGCCCGTCTGCTGCAGAGTCCCTGTGTGGACTCGGACCCGAAGAGTGAGGGGGAGGCCTCCCCTGAAAGCCTGAGCAGAGGCACCACGTCCTCGTTTGGGGCCATCTTCATTGTAGTCAACGCCTGCCTGGGGGCAGGACTGCTCAACTTCCCAGCAGCCTTCAGCACGGCCGGGGGCGTGGCCGCGGGCatcaccctgcagatg GCCAGCAACGAGCGGACCTATCAGGAGGTGGTGTGGGCTGTGTGTGGCAAGCTGACGGGCGTGCTGTGCGAGGTGTCCATTGCCATCTACACCTTCGGCACCTGCATCGCCTTCCTCATCATCATTGGGGACCAGCAGGACAAAA TTATAGCTGTGTTGGCAAAGGAGCCTGAGGGGGCCGGTGGCAGCCCCTGGTACACGGACCGCAAGTTTACCATCAGCCTCACCGCCTTCCTCTTCATCCTGCCTCTGTCCATCCCCAGGGAGATCGGCTTCCAGAAGTATGCCAG CTTCCTGAGCGTCGTGGGCACCTGGTACGTCACCGCCATCGTTATCATCAAGTACATCTGGCCGGACAAGGAGATGACCCCAGGGGACATCCTGACCAG GCCAGCTTCCTGGATGGCCGTGTTCAATGCCATGCCCACCATCTGCTTTGGATTTCAG TGCCACGTGAGCAGCGTGCCCATCTTCAACAGCATGCAGCAGCCCGAGGTGAAGACCTGGGGCGGGGTGGTGACGGCCGCCATGGTCATAGCCCTCGCCGTGTACATGGGCACAG GCATCTGTGGCTTCCTGACCTTTGGAGCTTCTGTGGACCCCGACGTGCTCCTGTCCTACCCCTCCAACgacgtggccgtggccgtggcacGCGCCTTCATCATCCTGAGCGTGCTCACCTCCTACTCCATCCTGCACTTCTGTGGCCG GGCGGTGGTCGAAGGCCTGTGGCTGCGCTACCAGGAGATGCCCGTGGAGGAGGACGTAGGGCGGGAGCAGCGGCGGCGAGTGCTACAGACGGTGGTCTGGTTCCTGCTCACCCTGCTGCTGGCGCTCTTCATCCCCGACATCGGCAAGGTCATCTCGGTCATCGGAGGCCTGGCCGCCTGCTTCATCTTCGTCTTCCCAG GGCTGTGCCTCATTCAAGCCAAACTGTCTGAGATGGAGGAGGTCAAGCCAGCCAG CTGGTGGGCGCTGGTCAGCTACGGAGTCCTCTTAGTCACCCTGGGAGCCT
- the SLC38A7 gene encoding sodium-coupled neutral amino acid transporter 7 isoform X3: MAQVSINSDLGEWGFSTDAGERARLLQSPCVDSDPKSEGEASPESLSRGTTSSFGAIFIVVNACLGAGLLNFPAAFSTAGGVAAGITLQMGMLVFIISGLVILAYCSQASNERTYQEVVWAVCGKLTGVLCEVSIAIYTFGTCIAFLIIIGDQQDKIIAVLAKEPEGAGGSPWYTDRKFTISLTAFLFILPLSIPREIGFQKYASFLSVVGTWYVTAIVIIKYIWPDKEMTPGDILTRPASWMAVFNAMPTICFGFQCHVSSVPIFNSMQQPEVKTWGGVVTAAMVIALAVYMGTARRAAPTPSLSDVPPSGGQSFRLPLPGWRLPGPLLPALRHLWLPDLWSFCGPRRAPVLPLQRRGRGRGTRLHHPERAHLLLHPALLWPGGGRRPVAALPGDARGGGRRAGAAAASATDGGLVPAHPAAGALHPRHRQGHLGHRRPGRLLHLRLPRAVPHSSQTV; the protein is encoded by the exons ATGGCCCAGGTCAGCATCAACAGTGACCTTGGCGAGTGGGGCTTCAGCACGGATGCTGGGGAGCGGGCCCGTCTGCTGCAGAGTCCCTGTGTGGACTCGGACCCGAAGAGTGAGGGGGAGGCCTCCCCTGAAAGCCTGAGCAGAGGCACCACGTCCTCGTTTGGGGCCATCTTCATTGTAGTCAACGCCTGCCTGGGGGCAGGACTGCTCAACTTCCCAGCAGCCTTCAGCACGGCCGGGGGCGTGGCCGCGGGCatcaccctgcagatg gGCATGCTGGTTTTCATCATCAGCGGCCTCGTCATCCTCGCCTACTGCTCCCAGGCCAGCAACGAGCGGACCTATCAGGAGGTGGTGTGGGCTGTGTGTGGCAAGCTGACGGGCGTGCTGTGCGAGGTGTCCATTGCCATCTACACCTTCGGCACCTGCATCGCCTTCCTCATCATCATTGGGGACCAGCAGGACAAAA TTATAGCTGTGTTGGCAAAGGAGCCTGAGGGGGCCGGTGGCAGCCCCTGGTACACGGACCGCAAGTTTACCATCAGCCTCACCGCCTTCCTCTTCATCCTGCCTCTGTCCATCCCCAGGGAGATCGGCTTCCAGAAGTATGCCAG CTTCCTGAGCGTCGTGGGCACCTGGTACGTCACCGCCATCGTTATCATCAAGTACATCTGGCCGGACAAGGAGATGACCCCAGGGGACATCCTGACCAG GCCAGCTTCCTGGATGGCCGTGTTCAATGCCATGCCCACCATCTGCTTTGGATTTCAG TGCCACGTGAGCAGCGTGCCCATCTTCAACAGCATGCAGCAGCCCGAGGTGAAGACCTGGGGCGGGGTGGTGACGGCCGCCATGGTCATAGCCCTCGCCGTGTACATGGGCACAG CCCGCAGAGCTGCTCCAACGCCCTCCCTGTCTGATGTCCCACCCAGCGGTGGGCAGTCCTTCCGCCTTCCCCTGCCAGGGTGGCGCCTTCCcggccctttgctccctgccctCAGGCATCTGTGGCTTCCTGACCTTTGGAGCTTCTGTGGACCCCGACGTGCTCCTGTCCTACCCCTCCAACgacgtggccgtggccgtggcacGCGCCTTCATCATCCTGAGCGTGCTCACCTCCTACTCCATCCTGCACTTCTGTGGCCG GGCGGTGGTCGAAGGCCTGTGGCTGCGCTACCAGGAGATGCCCGTGGAGGAGGACGTAGGGCGGGAGCAGCGGCGGCGAGTGCTACAGACGGTGGTCTGGTTCCTGCTCACCCTGCTGCTGGCGCTCTTCATCCCCGACATCGGCAAGGTCATCTCGGTCATCGGAGGCCTGGCCGCCTGCTTCATCTTCGTCTTCCCAG GGCTGTGCCTCATTCAAGCCAAACTGTCTGA
- the GOT2 gene encoding aspartate aminotransferase, mitochondrial isoform X1, protein MALLHSCRVLSGAAAAFHPGLAGVASARASSWWAHVEMGPPDPILGVTEAFKRDTNSKKMNLGVGAYRDDNGKPYVLPSIRKAEAQIAAKNLDKEYLPIGGLAEFCKASAELALGENSEVLKSGRYVTVQTISGTGALRIGASFLQRFFKFSRDVFLPKPTWGNHTPIFRDAGMQLQGYRYYDPKTCGFDFTGAMEDISKMPQQSVLLLHACAHNPTGVDPRPEQWKEIASVVKKNNLFAFFDMAYQGFASGDGNKDAWAVRHFIEQGINVCLCQSYAKNMGLYGERVGAFTVVCKDADEAKKVESQLKILIRPMYSNPPVNGARIASTVLNSPDLRKQWLQEVKGMADRIISMRTQLVSNLKKEGSSHNWQHITDQIGMFCFTGLKPEQVERLTKEFSVYMTKDGRISVAGVTSGNVGYLAHAIHQVTK, encoded by the exons ATGGCCCTGCTGCACTCCTGCCGCGTCCTGtccggggccgccgccgccttccACCCAGGCCTCGCGGGCGTGGCTTCTGCCCGAGCCAG CTCCTGGTGGGCCCATGTGGAGATGGGGCCCCCAGATCCCATCCTGGGAGTCACAGAAGCCTTTAAAAGAGACACCAACAGCAAAAAGATGAACCTGGGAGTCGGTGCCTACCGGGACGATAATGGAAAGCCTTACGTGCTCCCTAGCATCCGGAAG GCAGAGGCCCAGATTGCTGCAAAAAACCTGGACAAGGAATACCTGCCCATCGGGGGACTGGCCGAGTTCTGTAAGGCGTCTGCAGAGCTGGCCCTGGGCGAGAACAGCGAAGTGCTGAAAAGCGGCCGG TACGTCACCGTGCAGACCATTTCTGGAACCGGGGCCCTAAGGATCGGAGCCAGCTTTCTG CAAAGATTTTTCAAGTTCAGCCGAGATGTGTTTCTGCCCAAACCGACCTGGGGGAATCACACGCCCATCTTCAGGGACGCTGGCATGCAGCTGCAGGGCTACCGCTACTATGACCCCAAGACATGCGGCTTTGACTTCACGGGCGCCATGGAGGACATTTCC AAAATGCCCCAGCAGAGCGTGCTCCTCCTGCACGCCTGTGCCCACAACCCCACGGGCGTGGACCCTCGCCCCGAGCAGTGGAAGGAGATAGCCTCCGTGGTGAAG aAAAACAACCTCTTTGCGTTCTTCGACATGGCCTACCAAGGCTTTGCCAGCGGCGATGGCAACAAGGATGCCTGGGCTGTGCGCCACTTCATCGAACAGGGCATTAATGTCTGCCTCTGCCAGTCCTATGCCAAGAACATGGGCTTATACG GTGAGCGTGTGGGAGCCTTCACTGTGGTCTGCAAAGATGCCGATGAGGCCAAAAAGGTGGAGTCACAGTTGAAGATCTTGATTCGCCCCATGTATTCCAACCCTCCTGTCAACGGGGCCCGCATCGCCTCCACCGTTCTGAACAGCCCCGATCTGCGAAAGCAATG GTTGCAGGAAGTGAAAGGCATGGCCGACCGCATCATTAGCATGCGGACCCAGCTGGTCTCCAACCTCAAGAAGGAGGGCTCCTCCCACAACTGGCAGCACATCACCGACCAGATTGGCATGTTTTGTTTCACAGGACTGAAGCCCGAGCAG GTGGAGCGGCTGACCAAGGAGTTCTCGGTCTACATGACAAAGGACGGCCGCATCTCCGTGGCAGGGGTCACCTCCGGCAATGTGGGCTACCTTGCCCATGCCATTCACCAGGTCACCAAGTAA
- the SLC38A7 gene encoding sodium-coupled neutral amino acid transporter 7 isoform X2: MAQVSINSDLGEWGFSTDAGERARLLQSPCVDSDPKSEGEASPESLSRGTTSSFGAIFIVVNACLGAGLLNFPAAFSTAGGVAAGITLQMGMLVFIISGLVILAYCSQASNERTYQEVVWAVCGKLTGVLCEVSIAIYTFGTCIAFLIIIGDQQDKIIAVLAKEPEGAGGSPWYTDRKFTISLTAFLFILPLSIPREIGFQNFLSVVGTWYVTAIVIIKYIWPDKEMTPGDILTRPASWMAVFNAMPTICFGFQCHVSSVPIFNSMQQPEVKTWGGVVTAAMVIALAVYMGTGICGFLTFGASVDPDVLLSYPSNDVAVAVARAFIILSVLTSYSILHFCGRAVVEGLWLRYQEMPVEEDVGREQRRRVLQTVVWFLLTLLLALFIPDIGKVISVIGGLAACFIFVFPGLCLIQAKLSEMEEVKPASWWALVSYGVLLVTLGAFIFGQTTANAVFVDLLA, translated from the exons ATGGCCCAGGTCAGCATCAACAGTGACCTTGGCGAGTGGGGCTTCAGCACGGATGCTGGGGAGCGGGCCCGTCTGCTGCAGAGTCCCTGTGTGGACTCGGACCCGAAGAGTGAGGGGGAGGCCTCCCCTGAAAGCCTGAGCAGAGGCACCACGTCCTCGTTTGGGGCCATCTTCATTGTAGTCAACGCCTGCCTGGGGGCAGGACTGCTCAACTTCCCAGCAGCCTTCAGCACGGCCGGGGGCGTGGCCGCGGGCatcaccctgcagatg gGCATGCTGGTTTTCATCATCAGCGGCCTCGTCATCCTCGCCTACTGCTCCCAGGCCAGCAACGAGCGGACCTATCAGGAGGTGGTGTGGGCTGTGTGTGGCAAGCTGACGGGCGTGCTGTGCGAGGTGTCCATTGCCATCTACACCTTCGGCACCTGCATCGCCTTCCTCATCATCATTGGGGACCAGCAGGACAAAA TTATAGCTGTGTTGGCAAAGGAGCCTGAGGGGGCCGGTGGCAGCCCCTGGTACACGGACCGCAAGTTTACCATCAGCCTCACCGCCTTCCTCTTCATCCTGCCTCTGTCCATCCCCAGGGAGATCGGCTTCCAGAA CTTCCTGAGCGTCGTGGGCACCTGGTACGTCACCGCCATCGTTATCATCAAGTACATCTGGCCGGACAAGGAGATGACCCCAGGGGACATCCTGACCAG GCCAGCTTCCTGGATGGCCGTGTTCAATGCCATGCCCACCATCTGCTTTGGATTTCAG TGCCACGTGAGCAGCGTGCCCATCTTCAACAGCATGCAGCAGCCCGAGGTGAAGACCTGGGGCGGGGTGGTGACGGCCGCCATGGTCATAGCCCTCGCCGTGTACATGGGCACAG GCATCTGTGGCTTCCTGACCTTTGGAGCTTCTGTGGACCCCGACGTGCTCCTGTCCTACCCCTCCAACgacgtggccgtggccgtggcacGCGCCTTCATCATCCTGAGCGTGCTCACCTCCTACTCCATCCTGCACTTCTGTGGCCG GGCGGTGGTCGAAGGCCTGTGGCTGCGCTACCAGGAGATGCCCGTGGAGGAGGACGTAGGGCGGGAGCAGCGGCGGCGAGTGCTACAGACGGTGGTCTGGTTCCTGCTCACCCTGCTGCTGGCGCTCTTCATCCCCGACATCGGCAAGGTCATCTCGGTCATCGGAGGCCTGGCCGCCTGCTTCATCTTCGTCTTCCCAG GGCTGTGCCTCATTCAAGCCAAACTGTCTGAGATGGAGGAGGTCAAGCCAGCCAG CTGGTGGGCGCTGGTCAGCTACGGAGTCCTCTTAGTCACCCTGGGAGCCT
- the SLC38A7 gene encoding sodium-coupled neutral amino acid transporter 7 isoform X1, producing MAQVSINSDLGEWGFSTDAGERARLLQSPCVDSDPKSEGEASPESLSRGTTSSFGAIFIVVNACLGAGLLNFPAAFSTAGGVAAGITLQMGMLVFIISGLVILAYCSQASNERTYQEVVWAVCGKLTGVLCEVSIAIYTFGTCIAFLIIIGDQQDKIIAVLAKEPEGAGGSPWYTDRKFTISLTAFLFILPLSIPREIGFQKYASFLSVVGTWYVTAIVIIKYIWPDKEMTPGDILTRPASWMAVFNAMPTICFGFQCHVSSVPIFNSMQQPEVKTWGGVVTAAMVIALAVYMGTGICGFLTFGASVDPDVLLSYPSNDVAVAVARAFIILSVLTSYSILHFCGRAVVEGLWLRYQEMPVEEDVGREQRRRVLQTVVWFLLTLLLALFIPDIGKVISVIGGLAACFIFVFPGLCLIQAKLSEMEEVKPASWWALVSYGVLLVTLGAFIFGQTTANAVFVDLLA from the exons ATGGCCCAGGTCAGCATCAACAGTGACCTTGGCGAGTGGGGCTTCAGCACGGATGCTGGGGAGCGGGCCCGTCTGCTGCAGAGTCCCTGTGTGGACTCGGACCCGAAGAGTGAGGGGGAGGCCTCCCCTGAAAGCCTGAGCAGAGGCACCACGTCCTCGTTTGGGGCCATCTTCATTGTAGTCAACGCCTGCCTGGGGGCAGGACTGCTCAACTTCCCAGCAGCCTTCAGCACGGCCGGGGGCGTGGCCGCGGGCatcaccctgcagatg gGCATGCTGGTTTTCATCATCAGCGGCCTCGTCATCCTCGCCTACTGCTCCCAGGCCAGCAACGAGCGGACCTATCAGGAGGTGGTGTGGGCTGTGTGTGGCAAGCTGACGGGCGTGCTGTGCGAGGTGTCCATTGCCATCTACACCTTCGGCACCTGCATCGCCTTCCTCATCATCATTGGGGACCAGCAGGACAAAA TTATAGCTGTGTTGGCAAAGGAGCCTGAGGGGGCCGGTGGCAGCCCCTGGTACACGGACCGCAAGTTTACCATCAGCCTCACCGCCTTCCTCTTCATCCTGCCTCTGTCCATCCCCAGGGAGATCGGCTTCCAGAAGTATGCCAG CTTCCTGAGCGTCGTGGGCACCTGGTACGTCACCGCCATCGTTATCATCAAGTACATCTGGCCGGACAAGGAGATGACCCCAGGGGACATCCTGACCAG GCCAGCTTCCTGGATGGCCGTGTTCAATGCCATGCCCACCATCTGCTTTGGATTTCAG TGCCACGTGAGCAGCGTGCCCATCTTCAACAGCATGCAGCAGCCCGAGGTGAAGACCTGGGGCGGGGTGGTGACGGCCGCCATGGTCATAGCCCTCGCCGTGTACATGGGCACAG GCATCTGTGGCTTCCTGACCTTTGGAGCTTCTGTGGACCCCGACGTGCTCCTGTCCTACCCCTCCAACgacgtggccgtggccgtggcacGCGCCTTCATCATCCTGAGCGTGCTCACCTCCTACTCCATCCTGCACTTCTGTGGCCG GGCGGTGGTCGAAGGCCTGTGGCTGCGCTACCAGGAGATGCCCGTGGAGGAGGACGTAGGGCGGGAGCAGCGGCGGCGAGTGCTACAGACGGTGGTCTGGTTCCTGCTCACCCTGCTGCTGGCGCTCTTCATCCCCGACATCGGCAAGGTCATCTCGGTCATCGGAGGCCTGGCCGCCTGCTTCATCTTCGTCTTCCCAG GGCTGTGCCTCATTCAAGCCAAACTGTCTGAGATGGAGGAGGTCAAGCCAGCCAG CTGGTGGGCGCTGGTCAGCTACGGAGTCCTCTTAGTCACCCTGGGAGCCT